The DNA sequence CGGAGGATCTTATCGAGTGCGGCCTTTCCGCCTTCGAGGGACAGAGGGTGGAGGATGTTCGGATAGGTTTGGGGTATTCTGCTGTGAAACTGAATGACGAACGGGCAGGCGCGGCCTGTGTTCTTCGCCACCGGCTCGGCATCGCAGGCTGTTCGCTTCTGCCGAAGGCGGGATCCTTGACCGGAAGGGCGGCGGAAGAGCTTTTACCACTGCTGGGCTCGAAAAACGTCGTGGAGACCGCGCTGGCACTGGCAACGCTGAACGCCCTGACAAGCTACGAGGACGCCGATGCGGACTCCCCGAACGACGACCTTGTGGAGCTTCTGGGCATTGTCTCTACCGACAGTGTTGGTATGGTCGGGGACATCTCCCCCGTGATGCGCCTGATAGAGCCGCACGCGGGTAAATGCACCGTCTTCGACGAGGGGAAGGTCGGGCGGGAGGGGATCGCCGATACATCGCTGGAGGAAGTGGAGCTGCCCAAGTGCGATGTGGTGATCCTGTCGGCGACCACCCTGTTGAACGGTACGTTCGAGGATGTCCTGGCGATGTCCTCGAATGCAAGGGAGATCTGCGTAATGGGACCCTCGACGCCCTTGCTGCCGGAGCCGTTCGCCAAGCGCGGGGTCACCGTCCTGTCCGGAAGGCGCTTCACGGACCCGGAGGGGCTGCTTAGGATCGTAAGCGAGGCGGGGGGGACGAAGTCCTTCGGACGGGTGAGCCTGAAGGTGAACCTGCGGATAAAGTAAGAGGACTAGGGGCCGCAAGCTTACAGACCGGAAAAAACTCTTGCC is a window from the Synergistaceae bacterium genome containing:
- a CDS encoding DUF364 domain-containing protein → MRTITEDLIECGLSAFEGQRVEDVRIGLGYSAVKLNDERAGAACVLRHRLGIAGCSLLPKAGSLTGRAAEELLPLLGSKNVVETALALATLNALTSYEDADADSPNDDLVELLGIVSTDSVGMVGDISPVMRLIEPHAGKCTVFDEGKVGREGIADTSLEEVELPKCDVVILSATTLLNGTFEDVLAMSSNAREICVMGPSTPLLPEPFAKRGVTVLSGRRFTDPEGLLRIVSEAGGTKSFGRVSLKVNLRIK